The following proteins come from a genomic window of Pseudomonas cichorii:
- a CDS encoding aldo/keto reductase, with product MRDIAPIYRRDALKLLGAGAVASLAGTLLPSSLASAATPAAALPPGLITRRIPSSAELLPAIGLGTFLTFDVIAGEQREFVRQVLQASWEKGVRVIDTSPLYGTGEVSVGDYATALGIGEQIFIANKIWSTGDFLADESHALASLKQSESRLWRKRIDLMQCHSLVNVEVIAPYLNAWKKEGLIRYTGVTHYLNDYLQALQGWVEKGGLDFVQVQYSIFNRAAEQRVLPAAADKGVAVLTNMPFEKARLFKLVEGQEVPAFAHEAGIRSWSHYFLKWVISHPAVTCALPATSNPEHARENALAMYGELPDKALRERMVRHIEGLPGFGELARMAPYPGKRYPGVIARAQGALRTRLSDG from the coding sequence ATGCGAGACATCGCCCCCATCTATCGTCGTGATGCGTTGAAGTTGCTTGGAGCCGGTGCTGTCGCCTCGCTGGCGGGAACATTGTTGCCGTCGTCACTGGCCAGTGCAGCCACACCTGCTGCGGCCTTGCCCCCTGGCTTGATTACACGGCGCATACCCAGTAGCGCAGAGCTGTTACCCGCCATTGGTCTGGGCACCTTCCTGACGTTTGACGTTATTGCCGGTGAGCAACGCGAATTTGTCCGCCAAGTGTTGCAGGCATCCTGGGAAAAGGGCGTGCGCGTTATTGATACCTCGCCGTTGTATGGCACCGGGGAAGTCAGTGTGGGGGATTACGCCACAGCACTGGGGATCGGTGAACAGATTTTCATCGCCAACAAAATCTGGTCGACGGGGGACTTCCTGGCTGATGAAAGCCATGCACTGGCCAGCCTGAAGCAATCGGAAAGCCGCCTCTGGCGAAAACGGATCGATCTGATGCAATGCCATAGCCTGGTGAACGTTGAGGTCATTGCGCCGTATCTGAATGCCTGGAAGAAGGAAGGGTTGATTCGCTACACCGGAGTCACCCATTACCTGAACGACTATCTACAGGCGCTGCAAGGATGGGTGGAGAAGGGCGGGCTGGATTTCGTTCAGGTGCAATATTCGATTTTCAACCGCGCCGCCGAACAGCGAGTGTTGCCCGCTGCTGCCGACAAGGGCGTGGCGGTGTTGACCAATATGCCGTTTGAGAAAGCGCGTCTGTTCAAGCTGGTTGAGGGGCAAGAAGTACCGGCTTTTGCACACGAAGCCGGCATTCGTAGCTGGTCGCATTATTTCCTCAAGTGGGTCATCTCGCATCCGGCAGTGACCTGTGCACTGCCGGCAACCAGCAATCCCGAGCATGCTCGCGAGAATGCCTTGGCGATGTATGGCGAGTTACCCGACAAGGCCCTGCGCGAGCGCATGGTGCGGCATATCGAAGGGCTGCCAGGGTTTGGCGAACTGGCCAGGATGGCGCCTTATCCCGGCAAGCGTTATCCGGGAGTCATTGCGCGGGCTCAAGGAGCGTTACGCACTCGTCTGAGCGACGGATAA
- a CDS encoding AraC family transcriptional regulator — translation MNQSLALSALSPVREGDGLKRLTSRLLAHTAGREAHHSAIHGLTFYRMEAPGLPTYCVYEPCMALIVQGTKHTVFGHDELLSEPGGFFVTSIDIPTTAKVIQASAERPYLSVVLKLDMAILHDVVQSVPVVESSTHPTRCYAAGQASDELIDVFNRLVGLLDRPQEIPLMAELVKREVCLRLLLSEAGGWLRWIVREGYRSRGIVRVIDWLKRNYAKPLRIAELAEIAGMAGSTLHHNFRQLTGTSPLQYQKTLRLHAARSLMLTERLDANTAALRVGYESVSQFSREYARHFGAPPSRDIRQTRTSIPAS, via the coding sequence ATGAATCAATCGTTGGCGTTGTCGGCCCTCAGTCCCGTTCGGGAAGGCGATGGTCTAAAGCGGCTTACTTCGCGGTTGCTTGCCCATACTGCCGGTAGAGAGGCTCACCACAGTGCCATTCACGGCCTGACCTTCTACCGCATGGAGGCTCCTGGATTACCGACCTATTGCGTCTACGAACCCTGCATGGCGCTGATTGTTCAGGGCACCAAGCACACCGTATTCGGCCATGACGAATTGTTGTCAGAGCCAGGCGGCTTTTTCGTCACCTCGATTGATATCCCCACCACCGCAAAAGTCATCCAGGCCAGTGCCGAGCGCCCTTACCTCTCAGTGGTATTGAAACTCGATATGGCGATTCTGCACGATGTTGTTCAGAGCGTGCCTGTGGTCGAGAGCAGCACCCATCCGACTCGTTGCTACGCCGCCGGACAAGCATCGGATGAGTTGATCGATGTATTCAACCGCCTGGTGGGCTTGCTGGATCGTCCTCAGGAGATTCCGCTCATGGCAGAGCTGGTCAAGCGAGAGGTCTGTCTGCGGCTGCTTCTCAGTGAAGCTGGAGGCTGGCTGCGCTGGATCGTACGGGAAGGGTATCGCTCACGGGGAATCGTGAGGGTCATTGACTGGCTCAAGCGCAACTATGCCAAACCGTTGCGCATAGCCGAACTCGCTGAAATTGCGGGTATGGCTGGCTCGACCCTGCACCATAACTTCCGCCAGCTCACCGGCACCAGCCCATTGCAGTATCAGAAGACACTGCGCCTGCATGCAGCACGTAGCCTGATGCTGACGGAGCGGCTGGACGCCAATACAGCGGCATTGCGAGTGGGATATGAAAGCGTTTCACAATTCAGCCGCGAGTACGCCCGACACTTCGGCGCGCCACCTTCACGCGACATTCGCCAGACGCGGACTTCGATTCCGGCTTCTTAG
- a CDS encoding aldo/keto reductase: protein MTPYRFGMGGTQIGNIFAPISDEQAAAVLQSAWDSGVRLFDTSPFYGFGLSEYRLGRFLHNRNPDDYVISTKVGRVFKAAGKPRGDSSIWTSPAPFEYRYDYTAAGARRSVEDSLQRLGLARIDVVYIHDLSPDNTELQGGWEAAYEVARTGAMRELEKMREEGLIKAWGFGINRPDAAVRAVEHDDPTPDIVLLACQYSIVDHEQALDRTLPALAKKGTSVVVGTPLNDGFLGGGRRFNFSTELPPLAVERRTRLAAIAGRHGIDMRTAALQFAAAHPLVSAIVPGSRVPGQIASNAQSMKVAIPADFWAELKQERLIAGHAPVPS, encoded by the coding sequence ATGACGCCTTACCGCTTCGGCATGGGTGGGACGCAAATCGGTAATATCTTTGCCCCCATCAGCGATGAGCAGGCGGCAGCTGTCTTGCAATCGGCTTGGGATTCGGGCGTGCGGCTGTTTGATACATCGCCCTTCTATGGATTCGGCCTCAGCGAATATCGCCTCGGACGTTTCCTGCATAACCGCAACCCGGATGACTATGTCATTTCCACCAAAGTCGGGCGCGTCTTCAAGGCAGCAGGCAAGCCTCGTGGCGATAGCTCGATCTGGACGTCCCCGGCACCTTTTGAATACCGCTATGACTACACCGCTGCCGGAGCCAGGCGCTCTGTCGAGGACAGCCTGCAAAGGCTCGGCCTGGCGCGTATAGACGTGGTTTACATCCACGACCTGTCGCCGGACAACACGGAGTTGCAGGGTGGCTGGGAAGCGGCCTATGAAGTTGCCCGCACGGGAGCCATGCGAGAGCTGGAAAAAATGCGCGAAGAGGGGCTTATCAAAGCCTGGGGATTCGGAATCAACCGGCCTGACGCCGCTGTTCGTGCTGTAGAGCATGACGACCCTACGCCGGACATCGTCTTGCTGGCTTGCCAGTATTCCATTGTCGATCACGAACAGGCGCTTGACCGGACTCTGCCCGCATTGGCCAAAAAAGGCACAAGCGTGGTTGTCGGAACTCCGCTCAATGACGGATTCCTGGGAGGCGGTCGGCGTTTCAACTTTTCGACCGAATTGCCGCCCCTTGCTGTCGAACGTCGCACCAGACTGGCTGCCATAGCCGGTCGTCATGGCATCGACATGCGTACCGCCGCCTTGCAGTTTGCTGCCGCGCACCCGCTGGTGTCTGCCATCGTGCCCGGGTCACGCGTACCGGGACAGATCGCCAGTAATGCCCAGTCCATGAAAGTCGCCATCCCGGCTGACTTCTGGGCCGAACTCAAGCAGGAGCGCCTTATCGCCGGGCATGCTCCGGTTCCGAGCTGA